In Calliopsis andreniformis isolate RMS-2024a chromosome 8, iyCalAndr_principal, whole genome shotgun sequence, one DNA window encodes the following:
- the Ci gene encoding transcriptional activator cubitus interruptus, with protein MPEKEVAYHQEAFSLLPPPPPPHHPHSAFHAAFHPHPHPPPPPPFHPHHGPPPPPHPAAAAAAAWEHHAAAAAAAAAAAFHAPPPHPLTSSATAIGSAATGGGGGASSGASSGAGGGTGSGGGGAAGNGTSGGDFLRRSHPLSDHTALHPAYRLNYMDHLYHQLQASTHSPNASLHGLGGLGPEYLLHAAGPASSLASSEFPFSIDVSASSRLGSPRASAIRASRKRALSSSPYSDRFDIDSMIRFSPNSLASIVNGSRSSSASGSYGHLSAAMSPALGMHPGMAPHLQQLQAHLLRSAAAAALLPHTHPLQPPAPPPPPHPHPHAHGISPHSQLYPGVPPHSTSSATLGSHGGLPPKNESAESCRKASESSTRSVTAEADTSSRRTSTKVKREPATTTTNATTTTAPPTHPQGLSPSEDLRDEPGDFIETNCHWRDCGLEFPTQDDLVKHINNDHIHANKKSFVCGWEDCSREEKPFKAQYMLVVHMRRHTGEKPHKCTFEGCFKAYSRLENLKTHLRSHTGEKPYTCEYPGCSKAFSNASDRAKHQNRTHSNEKPYVCKAPGCTKRYTDPSSLRKHVKTVHGAEFYANKKHKGGGGDGGGSDEAGAGGNSPSRSEDLHPKTPSLSSPSVKSESEANSPPSMMQQQGSPLVGGCNDEVAGVSALASDAVALAEEPWNEEPDDLDIADLPVALRAMVGGIESQQQQQAPPLASRNRLKGRLNAKGMPNLPVSVGGMRGARGIGPQGNIGDLNRRITDLKMEGGGPARQTSLADLQHRLQPLSEPRRDSNSTVSTYYGSMKSTEFGSRRSSQASGVSAVRMGQVGPGSFYDPISPGTSRRSSQMSTASGRMNPPNHLQGPYLTNNLVVQTQNMSLQGLQGMPGDWNGPNSHCTQPPGDRRMSEPTRGQQTHRNSPPVPLRPRSAQLPEHHPNQEVILDEVGEGEMVENKLVIPDEMMQYLNQVQAGGNQINYRNSPLPVCQSPICSNPLHYQRQIQPTCNYNQPHPQNCYPPQQSSQSTCTNYQASSPSSYNQCPNSRSAQPNPQYCPPPNYPPQPNGGQVLSPAAGQVMSPGSHYAPSHISDQPLTSPAAGALAPQHAPQNLPQNSAQLTRNCSQNHMHHTYYPGYGCQGQMNANCTGSSNGQVNHPTNPTCGPASHGTMNQQHCLQMHQAVNCPQLSTHCTQTHTMPNQQTMSHPNSQCNQTSTQCARPMMTPNSQVSTLHSGQQTSVSGQCAQMSPHCSQLNMNNQVKSMTNMTGLQGCQQQSQQQATSPCFQMTCSHPNGSHRSVTDNNLHKRMSPQLCTAQQTNCRIQPQHQTCTHNCQTRANPPNPHQYSCNCQWNYCTDQCYHEQSGSSMPEIQCRDISQSQQGSPLKPPQGMRQDSYRRTLEYVQQCRNWSGNAQTHETNVSSSTHPMSLPQPLPSSANMVVNDMTSSLSSLLEENRYLQMIQ; from the exons ATTGACCAGCAGCGCAACGGCAATCGGCAGTGCAGCCACCGGCGGCGGTGGCGGAGCGAGTAGCGGTGCGAGCAGCGGCGCTGGCGGCGGCACTGGTAGCGGAGGTGGCGGGGCTGCCGGCAACGGGACTTCCGGCGGTGACTTCCTCCGCAGAAGTCACCCCCTCTCGGACCACACGGCCCTGCATCCCGCCTACCGGCTCAACTACATGGACCACCTTTACCACCAGCTCCAGGCCTCCACGCACAGTCCCAACGCCTCGTTACACG GACTGGGTGGTTTGGGGCCCGAATACCTGCTGCACGCTGCGGGGCCAGCGAGCAGCCTTGCCTCCTCGGAATTCCCGTTTTCCATCGACG TATCAGCCTCCTCGAGGCTAGGGAGTCCACGCGCCTCAGCTATCAGAGCGAGCCGGAAGCGGGCCCTAAGTAGCTCACCGTACTCGGATCGCTTCGACATCGACAGCATGATCCGATTCAGTCCCAATAGTCTGGCTTCCATCGTGAACGGGTCCCGAAGTAGCAGCGCGAGTGGCAGCTACGGTCATCTTTCTGCCG CAATGAGTCCAGCGCTAGGGATGCATCCAGGAATGGCACCGCACTTGCAGCAGTTACAGGCCCACCTTTTGAGGAGTGCAGCTGCTGCAGCGCTTTTACCTCATACCCATCCTTTACAGCCTCCTGCACCTCCTCCTCCGCCTCATCCACACCCTCATGCTCATGGAATATCACCTCATTCGCAATTATATCCTGGTGTACCACCTCACTCTACTTCGTCGGCGACTTTAGGATCCCACGGAGGACTGCCACCAAAAAATGAA AGCGCAGAGTCCTGCAGAAAAGCGTCAGAATCGTCTACCAGGTCAGTGACAGCGGAAGCAGACACTTCCTCAAGGCGGACTTCTACCAAGGTGAAGAGGGAACCGGCTACAACAACAACAAATGCAACGACAACGACTGCACCACCGACTCACCCTCAGGGACTTAGCCCTAGTGAAGATCTTCGAGACGAACCTGGCGACTTCATTGAAACTAATTGTCATTGGAGGGACTGTGGCCTCGAGTTTCCAACTCAG GATGATCTCGTGAAACACATCAACAATGATCACATCCACGCGAACAAGAAGAGCTTCGTTTGTGGCTGGGAGGACTGTTCAAGAGAGGAGAAACCTTTCAAAGCTCAGTACATGTTAGTCGTACATATGAGAAGGCACACTGGAGAAAAACCTCATAAATGTACC TTTGAGGGTTGCTTCAAGGCGTACTCAAGATTAGAGAATCTGAAAACACATCTCAGGTCTCACACTGGAGAGAAGCCTTACACCTGCGAGTATCCAGGTTGCAGTAAAGCATTTAGTAACGCTAGCGATCGTGCAAAGCATCAGAATAGGACTCATTCCAACGAG AAACCCTACGTTTGTAAGGCGCCAGGCTGTACGAAGAGATACACGGACCCGTCATCCCTAAGGAAACATGTGAAAACTGTCCATGGCGCAGAATTTTATGCCAATAAGAAACATAAAGGTGGTGGCGGAGATGGCGGTGGAAGCGATGAAGCTGGTGCAGGTGGAAACAGTCCTAGCAGGAGTGAGGATCTTCATCCAAAAACGCCCAGTCTGTCGAGCCCCAGCGTGAAATCTGAAAGTGAAGCCAACAGTCCCCCTAGCATGATGCAACAGCAAGGTAGTCCTTTGGTCGGTGGCTGTAATGACGAGGTGGCGGGTGTTAGTGCACTGGCTAGTGACGCAGTGGCGCTTGCTGAGGAACCTTGGAACGAAGAACCTGATGATTTGGACATTGCTGATCTCCCGGTCGCTCTCCGTGCTATG GTTGGTGGAATTGAATCGCAACAACAGCAACAAGCCCCGCCACTTGCTTCGAGGAATCGTTTGAAAGGAAGATTGAATGCTAAAGGCATGCCAAATCTACCTGTTAGCGTAGGTGGAATGAGGGGAGCACGTGGAATCGGCCCTCAAGGTAACATCGGTGATCTGAATAGAAGGATTACTGACTTGAAAATGGAAGGCGGTGGACCTGCCCGCCAAACGAGTTTAGCCGATCTTCAACATAGGCTGCAACCTTTGAGCGAGCCACGAAGAGATAGTAATAGCACAGTGAGCACTTATTACGGCAGCATGAAGTCTACGGAGTTTGGTAGCCGACGTAGCAGTCAAGCCAGCGGTGTAAGCGCTGTTAGAATGGGTCAAGTTGGGCCTGGAAGTTTCTATGATCCAATCAGTCCAGGCACATCGAGAAGGAGTAGTCAAATGAGCACGGCTTCTGGCAGAATGAATCCACCAAATCACCTTCAAGGGCCATATCTAACGAACAATCTGGTTGTTCAGACACAGAACATGTCTCTTCAG GGACTTCAGGGTATGCCAGGAGATTGGAATGGCCCAAATAGCCATTGTACACAACCACCTGGTGATCGTCGTATGTCTGAGCCTACTAGGGGACAACAAACTCATAGAAATTCGCCTCCTGTACCACTTCGACCTAGGTCAGCTCAACTTCCAGAGCATCATCCTAATCAAGAAGTTATTTTAGACGAAGTTGGGGAAGGCGAGATGGTAGAGAATAAATTGGTTATTCCAGACGAAATGATGCAATATTTGAATCAG gtCCAGGCAGGTGGAAACCAAATTAATTATCGCAACAGTCCTCTACCAGTCTGTCAGTCGCCAATATGTAGCAATCCTCTGCATTATCAGCGTCAAATTCAACCTACGTGTAATTACAATCAACCCCATCCACAGAACTGTTACCCACCGCAACAAAGTTCCCAATCAACTTGCACAAACTATCAGGCTTCTTCTCCATCCTCTTACAATCAATGTCCCAATTCCCGGTCTGCCCaacctaatccacaatattgcccTCCACCTAATTATCCGCCACAACCAAATGGAGGCCAAGTACTTAGTCCAGCAGCAGGGCAAGTAATGTCACCAGGATCTCATTACGCTCCCAGTCACATTAGCGATCAACCTCTAACATCACCTGCAGCTGGTGCCCTGGCACCTCAGCATGCTCCTCAAAATCTCCCACAGAACTCTGCTCAATTAACTAGGAACTGTTCCCAAAACCACATGCATCACACGTACTACCCTGGATACGGTTGTCAAGGACAGATGAATGCAAATTGCACTGGAAGTTCAAATGGACAAGTAAATCATCCTACTAATCCAACTTGCGGTCCAGCAAGTCATGGTACAATGAACCAGCAACATTGCCTGCAGATGCATCAAGCAGTCAACTGTCCACAGCTGTCTACACATTGCACACAGACACACACTATGCCAAATCAACAGACGATGAGTCATCCTAATTCACAGTGTAATCAAACATCTACCCAGTGTGCCAGGCCAATGATGACGCCTAATAGCCAGGTATCTACTTTACATTCTGGACAACAAACCTCGGTGTCTGGTCAGTGTGCTCAAATGTCACCCCATTGTTCTCAGTTGAACATGAACAACCAGGTCAAGTCGATGACCAACATGACTGGCCTTCAGGGTTGTCAACAGCAGTCGCAACAGCAAGCGACTTCTCCCTGTTTCCAGATGACTTGCTCTCATCCTAATGGTAGCCATCGGTCTGTTACTGACAATAATTTGCATAAGAGGATGTCCCCACAGCTATGCACCGCTCAGCAAACCAACTGCAGGATTCAGCCGCAGCATCAGACTTGCACCCACAATTGTCAAACTCGAGCTAACCCACCAAATCCTCATCAGTACTCTTGCAACTGCCAATGGAATTATTGCACCGATCAATGTTACCACGAACAATCTGGGAGCAGTATGCCTGAAATTCAGTGTCGGGACATCAGTCAATCTCAGCAAGGGTCTCCCCTGAAGCCTCCGCAAGGAATGAGGCAGGATTCATACAGGAGAACATTAGAGTACGTACAACAGTGTAGAAACTGGTCAGGTAACGCGCAAACTCATGAGACGAATGTTTCTAGTTCTACTCATCCCATGTCGCTACCACAACCTCTGCCATCGAGTGCCAATATGGTAGTAAACGATATGACCTCATCCCTGAGTTCACTGCTCGAAGAAAATAGATACTTGCAAATGATTCAGTGA